Below is a window of Rhipicephalus sanguineus isolate Rsan-2018 chromosome 9, BIME_Rsan_1.4, whole genome shotgun sequence DNA.
aactaaataccTACATTGGTTGGCCACGCTTCATTTGAATGACATTTATTCTTTCTATAGCGAAAGCGAGAACGTGAGAGGCGCCATGATACCGGCTATAACAAAGAAATACTTGCTTCGCGTGGGGCCTAAAACTCGAAAGGTAGCATAAAAaggcaaaataaatattgaaagacaattcgCAACCACATTTCCACATCCTTCTTCAATCCCAGATTACATCCTTGTTCAAATAAATATGAACGCAGGCCTGTTTTGTCAAAATAACTTCGCTCTGTTGTAATTTCACCTTCTCATGTTCCGGTCTATTAGGTTAGGATGTCACAAGGAGACGGGTAAACATTACCTCGTTTGTAGTGGTTTTGAAGCCTAGAATAATAAGTTTTTGTATGTAGAATTTTTGCGCGAGCCAGATTGCCGATTAGTTAAAGCCAATTTTTATCTATACTGTCACAAGGAATATCGTATATAACGAGCTAATTTATGATCCCGATGATATTTCGTTGCAGCGAGTTTCGATTCGTCACTTACTGTAGGCCACGACCCTATTTGTAGTTCTCATATTGTCACCGGCTACAGTGAGAGAGCTTGCTTTTGCTGTCTATGCGAGAAGTACTGCGTGTTGAAAAATGGGCTAGTTGGCGATTGATCATCACACCGTGCAGGCTAAGTAGCGCACTTTGACGAGGACAAAGGGGACAAGACACGACaatcgctacactcgcaactaattttactTCAGAAACGATGCTTCACATATAAATGCGCCCGCGCACCCCTGACCGACGCAGAAAGGAATTGACATGTCAAATGCATTCGTCATCAAGGAACATATATCGCGGACACTCAAGCGATAGGACAAGGCATCCGTAGCTTAGACACCGTAAAAATATACATACTTTGTCCTCGTCAAAGTGCACTACTTTACCTATACGGTATGACGCAGTACTGCGTGGTTCTCGCCTTTTTGTTCCCATGGACGTCGAGGCAGTGCTTCCAGTGGTAGGCGTCCATGCTGTACGACACGGCGAACGAAGAGACCCACTCACGACCGTCGCCGCGGCCTTGAGTCAGCAGGCCCGTGATCTGTAATGGCGCACCACACGCGTTTGTAGCCCAGATAACGCGCAAGGTTCAGCGTAACGTGTCCGCTGCTGAAGGAACCTTTGTCGAAATTCTGCAGTTCACGACGCACGTCACTTACAAGACGTACAACGGCATCTCTTTGATACGATTTTTGCGGGAAGCGCAAAGTAAAACGCATGATTCGAAATTCGGATGATCCAATTGGCAAGTTCTAAAGTATATGAGTGATACAATTAGCAAGCTTTAAAGTGCATGATTATACAGTTAGCAAGCTCTAAAGTGTAGCAACAACACAGCATGTTTtgaaaattggctagcgcgaaaatggacaaggactgagaaggaacactgatgtacaggacaggcgctaatgtGATTGACGATGGCGAAAGGCTGCACAGAAGTAGGTAAGACACAAATAGAAGGGCCCACTGCAGAAGAAATATagtttaagagtatacgttgttgggctagttggttcataatcttgaaaattggctagcgcgaaaatggacaaggactgagaaggaacactgatgtagaggacagcgcctgtcctgtacatcagtgttccttctcagtccttgtccattttcgcgctagccaattttcaagattatgaaccaactagcccaacaacgtatactcttaaacaCAGCATGTGACGCAGCGTCACAAGAACAGGCGGTCAACGCACTTTTATTCGGCCACGTTACGCCACGCCGCCAATTTAGATCAGCGATGTGGCAGTGCAGCCgagttgggttgggttgggttgggcgAGGCCACGTTGTGTTCgattgggttgggttgggttgggttgggttgggttgggttgggttgggttgggttgggttgggttaggttaggttaggttgggtagGGTGAGATTACTTTGTGTAGAGTCGGGTTTGACTGGGGGTGTGTCGTGTTGGGTCAAGTTAGGTTAGGCTCCTCTCTCTTGGCGGCGATTTACCCGCGCTGCTGCCGCACAATCTGCACGGCTATGCGATGGCCACGCTTGATGCGGATAATGTTCACACCGACGGTCTAAAATCTTGTACAGGGGTGCTGTTCTGGACGCTGTCATATttgccatgttgtcaaattccgccatcttgttaaCTCTggttggcccagagggctgctacggcctctatGATTGGCCGAAAATGCCAccattacaaaatttgacaaCATGGAGGTATTTGACCCTGTCCAGAATAGCATCCCAGGTCACAGAAGGAATCGCTGCTTCACCTTAGCGTCGGCGCCCAGGTCCACCTGTATCCACTCGGTGTCGGCATCCTTGGCGGGACACCAGGCACCGCGCGAGGCCAGCTCGAGCACGCGGGCGTAGCGCAGCTGGCATTCGGGCTGGCGCGTCGAGCTGGCGCTCAGCTGCCACTCCTGCAGCCGACCCGCCAGCAGTCCCAGAGGACCCGGCTGCCGGCAGTGGTCGTCGGGCGTCGCGTGGCTCTGGTGGTGATGGACCAGCGGTATCGACGGCGACGAGGAGGCGGTGGCACCCCACCGCCGGGGCCCTGCGTTATTCGTGCGGTTTGCGCCGTGACTCGTACAGTTAATTAATTGTTTCACACACCTAGAGCTATTGAAGAGTGTTTGACAGCTAAAGCTGTTAGACCAGAACAgcagattttggtggcgtagttgtccgccgccgccgctgtcgcccgtaaccgctatcgtgtgaaatgagaaaaaaaaaggtcaccgacgattacgatactgtctaatgcgaattctgagcgcagcttcgtgttggggcaaggccatctgtgtttgaagttttggctttccgcaaggtatcaacTGCACCATAAGTCATaatgaagtaggacagcacccactacgccattattcgcctttctgcggataagcgaggtacccgctaaaaatctgtaaggcattctgtgcactttgttgatgctgcatgtggctgatgaagaattatggctgagcactttgcagtgggtgggaagcattaaaccacaccctcgttgcgcaattggtattgtgtgatgactggttgttattttactcttctgccacgctatattacataggttaacgcaattccttgcccgacgtgtctgtatagggtctttttgcagataaggttcaagcaccggcgtggctctgtggtagaatactcgactgccacgcagagggcccgggttcaaatcccattcgattctgggcatttttttagtttattttttttatttctatcggttacgccaccgacggaaacggcgacgccgctcgacGCAGGAAGGGGCGCCTAAGAGTTCCGCTCTAATATcaaggatcggatgggatttgaacccgggccaactacgtggcagtcgagtattctaccacagagccacgccggtgcttgaaactcctccgCAAAAAGATCGTATACAATCgccatgtcaggcaaggaatcacgCTAatggatgtaatattgcgtgctagaagagtaaaataacaaccaggcgtcacacaatgcgaattacgtaacgagtgggtcgtttaaagcttccaacccattgcaaagggctcagacataattcttcatcttcatgagccacagaatcaacaaagtgcacataatgctttacagatgtgcagcgggtacctcgcttctacgcagaatgacgaatgaccATCACAACAAGGCATCACATCACATTGTGATGCCTCATCACAATGAGGCATCaccagtgggtgcttccctactctgcaaaaattatgatttatggcatagtcggTACCTTACAACTGTAATTGTAATAGTCGCCCCAAGGGagtctacaatgggctctagaaaggccgcccttcgagctttcgctgtgattgtgctgcatgttacgtgcaggcctggcgttttttttttcttttcttttttgtgcgtgaCTGATCGCATtcgcgacaaaaagaaaaaacaacaactacTACCCCCACTAATATTATgtttctgatgatgatgaggtagaggaggaggaggcggaTGTTGTAGGTTGtggcggatctagccttgcgagagTTGCAAGCAATTGCCCCgcccggtttcctcctttcagaTTCTGTTGAACTAatgttcttttgtagcgttagctacacttgctatccggagccgatttcgcgtggttcctcatgagctgtgctgcgcatgcgcgaaggtcagtgcggagccggcatctcacgcgctctccgccaccggggggggggggggggggggggggtgattcttaaaaggaagaaggaaatgaaaatgaaaactggtggcg
It encodes the following:
- the LOC125756254 gene encoding lactadherin-like, which codes for MRTVPATTAILLATLGITVTGPRRWGATASSSPSIPLVHHHQSHATPDDHCRQPGPLGLLAGRLQEWQLSASSTRQPECQLRYARVLELASRGAWCPAKDADTEWIQVDLGADAKITGLLTQGRGDGREWVSSFAVSYSMDAYHWKHCLDVHGNKKAFLGNTDSHSLKLSYLDPPVHARFLRLHVLRWHGRPSLRFEPLGCQECNEVISVPPVARLTASSWRPWHPQQGSCSPDEGQLFARGGWCALRNNGNQWLQCLVYLP